Proteins from a genomic interval of Papaver somniferum cultivar HN1 chromosome 4, ASM357369v1, whole genome shotgun sequence:
- the LOC113275621 gene encoding carbon catabolite repressor protein 4 homolog 3-like, with translation MALEALSLSFSSQALFSRKTFHGRSLRSCCFSRTSLSINICNRIERWYNPNSNKTFVHPKIIRRWVESDSPPPHSNDKFTVVSYNVLSEKNASKHGGLYSNVACQFVNWDYRKKLICEELIGLDSDIICLQEVDRYNDLSATMEKEGYVGNYKRRTGDATDGCAMFWKPNVFKLLEGESIEFKEFELRDNIAQLSVFEMCNADTSRILVGNIHVLFNQNRGDMKLGQIRLLLSKAHALSEKWGNIPMVLAGDFNITPQSAVYKFLSSSELNITLHDRKDLSGQKSRHPAQFTGGKLKPGILKDSDFEYCWTDEEIEYATGDSSKTVLENPLKLRSSYATVKGTARDSLGEPSATSYHSMFLGTVDYIWYSNDLVPTRVLDTPSINLLLKTRGLPNKHLGSDHLALGSEFSFTDCNKEDKNGSTTTAASTAATEIVE, from the exons ATGGCTTTGGAAGCTCTTTCTCTATCCTTCTCCTCCCAAGCTCTCTTCTCCAGGAAAACCTTCCATGGTCGTTCACTCAGAAGCTGTTGCTTCTCCAGAACCAGTTTATCAATCAACATCTGTAACCGCATTGAACGTTGGTACAATCCCAACAGTAATAAAACATTTGTCCATCCGAAGATTATTAGGCGTTGGGTTGAATCTGATTCTCCACCACCTCACTCTAACG ATAAGTTTACGGTTGTTTCGTATAATGTATTGAGCGAGAAGAATGCTTCGAAACATGGAGGTTTATACTCAAATGTGGCTTGTCAGTTTGTGAATTGGGATTACAGGAAGAAACTTATTTGTGAGGAACTTATTGGATTGGACTCTGATATCATCTGTTTGCAA GAGGTGGACAGATATAATGATCTTTCGGCGACCATGGAGAAAGAAGGTTATGTTGGCAATTATAAG AGACGCACTGGAGATGCCACAGATGGTTGTGCTATGTTCTGGAAACCAAATGT ATTCAAGTTATTGGAAGGAGAGAGCATCGAGTTCAAGGAGTTCGAACTCCGTGATAATATTGCTCAACTGTCTGTTTTCGAG ATGTGTAATGCAGACACAAGTCGAATTTTAGTTGGCAATATACATGTTCTTTTCAATCAAAACCGAGGCGACATGAAATTGGGTCAA ATTCGCTTGCTCTTGTCAAAAGCACATGCCCTGTCGGAGAAATGGGGAAATATTCCTATGGTGCTAGCTGGTGATTTCAATATCACTCCTCAG AGTGCCGTCTACAAGTTCTTGTCATCTTCAGAG CTGAATATCACGTTACACGATCGCAAAGATTTATCTGGACAGAAGAGTCGTCACCCTGCTCAATTTACTGGTGGAAAACTCAAACCAGGCATTTTGAAGGACAG CGACTTTGAGTATTGCTGGACTGATGAAGAGATTGAATATGCCACTGGAGATTCAAGTAAAACTGTACTCGAAAACCCTTTGAAGCTGCGCAGCTCCTACGCCACAGTGAAG GGAACTGCGAGAGATTCTCTTGGGGAACCCTCAGCTACTTCGTATCACTCAATGTTCCTTGGAACTGTCGATTATATTTG GTACTCAAACGACCTTGTTCCTACGAGGGTTCTTGATACCCCATCAATCAATCTTTTATTGAAGACTCGCGGATTGCCAAACAAG CATTTGGGCAGCGATCACCTGGCATTGGGTTCAGAGTTTTCTTTCACTGATTGtaataaagaagataaaaatggcTCAACAACAACTGCAgcctcaacagcagcaacagaaattgTAGAATGA